One window from the genome of Nitrospira sp. SG-bin1 encodes:
- a CDS encoding transposase → MNQLTQAKRVQIIAALVEGNSIRATCRMTDVAKGTVLKLLVDLGKACARYQDEHLRNLPCKRIQCDEIWSFCYAKEKNVPEEYKGKLGFGDVWTWTALCADTKLIPSFLVGERTAHYARKFIDDLASRLQHRIQLTTDSHRAYITAVENAFGIDIDYAMLDKLYQTPPTPDVHRYSPAKCCGIRKRKIKGNPDMSKVSTSYVERQNLTMRMQMRRFTRLTNAFSKKLENQAHAVALHFMHYNFCRIHQSLRVTPAMQAGVADHVWSLEEIIDLLDKNREKTYLENA, encoded by the coding sequence ATGAACCAACTAACGCAAGCCAAACGAGTCCAGATCATCGCCGCACTAGTCGAAGGGAATAGCATTCGCGCAACCTGCCGGATGACGGACGTAGCGAAAGGCACTGTGCTCAAGCTTCTCGTTGATCTTGGTAAGGCTTGCGCTCGGTATCAAGATGAACACCTGCGGAACCTGCCTTGTAAGCGCATTCAATGCGATGAGATCTGGTCGTTCTGTTATGCGAAGGAAAAGAATGTCCCTGAAGAGTACAAGGGCAAGCTTGGCTTTGGTGATGTCTGGACCTGGACGGCCCTGTGTGCTGATACCAAGCTCATTCCTTCATTCCTAGTCGGAGAGAGGACAGCACACTATGCGAGGAAGTTTATTGATGATTTGGCTAGCCGCCTGCAACATCGGATTCAACTGACCACGGATAGCCATAGGGCCTATATCACGGCAGTAGAGAATGCCTTTGGAATCGACATCGATTACGCCATGCTGGACAAGCTCTATCAGACTCCTCCCACCCCTGACGTGCATCGGTACAGCCCTGCTAAGTGTTGCGGGATTCGGAAACGGAAGATCAAGGGCAACCCTGATATGTCGAAGGTCTCTACATCCTATGTGGAACGACAAAACCTTACCATGCGGATGCAGATGAGGCGCTTTACCCGTCTCACCAATGCCTTTAGCAAGAAGCTAGAGAACCAGGCTCATGCCGTGGCTCTGCACTTCATGCACTACAATTTCTGCCGGATTCATCAAAGCTTGCGAGTGACACCCGCCATGCAGGCAGGCGTTGCAGACCATGTGTGGAGTTTGGAAGAAATTATAGATTTACTCGACAAGAATAGGGAGAAGACCTACCTTGAAAATGCATAA
- a CDS encoding excinuclease ABC subunit B (The UvrABC repair system catalyzes the recognition and processing of DNA lesions. The beta-hairpin of the Uvr-B subunit is inserted between the strands, where it probes for the presence of a lesion) produces MPSFKLEAPFKPCGDQPEAIEKLTVGVQTGKRHQVLLGVTGSGKTFTMANLIERVQKPTLVLVHNKTLAGQLYQEFKQFFPHNAVEYFVSYYDYYQPEAYIPQSDTYIAKDASINDAIDQMRHSATTELLQRNDVLIVSSVSCIYGLGSPEVYHDMLIYLEEGAETRREKILSKLVEIQYERNDVDFHRGTFRARGDVIEIFPASSDAKSVRIELFGDVVDAIHEIDPLTGKSLGKLPKIAIYPNTHYLIAPDRYERAITGIEEELEERAIYLKKMGRLLEAQRLEQRTKFDLEMIRAMGYCHGIENYSRHLSGRRPGEPPPTLLDYFPKDFLLIVDESHVTVPQVGGMYEGDYSRKRTLVEYGFRLPSAVDNRPLKFSEFESCLNQVVYVSATPGTYELEHAGHDVVEQIVRPTGLMDPRIDVVPAKGQVDHLLGQVRAEVTKGGRVLVTTLTKRMAEDLTEYYHDLGIKVRYLHSDIKTLERAEIIRDLRCGRFDVLVGINLLREGLDLPEVSLVAILDADKEGYLRSYRALIQTAGRAARHLEGRVIFYGDVVTDSMKQAIEETNRRRGIQAEYNRAHGITPVGIRKGIPSLEYAVAEMDYVRLELAAESVESYEDSQSTDQLIQRLESEMKAAAKELAFERAAELRNQIRSLRLQALNVKS; encoded by the coding sequence GTGCCTTCTTTTAAATTAGAAGCTCCGTTCAAGCCTTGTGGAGATCAGCCGGAGGCCATCGAAAAACTGACGGTTGGCGTGCAGACCGGAAAGCGACATCAAGTCTTGCTCGGCGTGACAGGATCCGGAAAGACCTTCACGATGGCGAATCTCATCGAGCGGGTCCAGAAACCGACGCTCGTGCTGGTCCACAACAAGACGTTGGCCGGCCAACTCTATCAGGAGTTCAAGCAGTTTTTCCCCCATAACGCCGTCGAGTATTTCGTGAGTTATTACGACTATTATCAGCCGGAAGCGTATATCCCGCAGAGTGATACGTATATCGCGAAGGATGCCTCGATCAATGACGCCATCGATCAGATGCGCCATTCCGCCACGACCGAGCTGTTGCAACGAAACGATGTGCTGATCGTGTCTTCGGTGTCCTGCATCTATGGCCTCGGATCACCGGAGGTCTACCATGACATGCTGATTTATCTGGAGGAAGGCGCCGAAACGAGACGGGAAAAGATACTGTCGAAACTCGTGGAGATCCAATACGAGCGCAATGATGTGGATTTTCATCGGGGCACGTTTCGGGCACGCGGGGATGTGATCGAAATTTTCCCTGCTTCATCTGACGCCAAGTCGGTGCGTATCGAGCTGTTCGGCGACGTGGTCGATGCCATCCATGAGATCGATCCACTCACTGGAAAATCATTGGGCAAGCTTCCCAAGATCGCGATCTATCCGAACACCCATTACCTGATCGCTCCGGATCGCTATGAGCGTGCTATTACCGGCATCGAGGAGGAACTTGAGGAGCGCGCGATCTATTTGAAGAAGATGGGTCGTCTCCTGGAGGCTCAGCGGCTTGAGCAACGAACCAAGTTCGATCTGGAGATGATTCGAGCCATGGGCTATTGCCATGGGATCGAAAATTACTCGCGCCATCTCAGCGGGCGGAGACCGGGAGAGCCGCCTCCCACATTATTGGACTATTTTCCGAAGGATTTTCTTTTGATCGTCGATGAGTCTCACGTGACGGTTCCTCAAGTCGGCGGAATGTACGAGGGTGATTATTCCAGAAAACGGACGTTGGTGGAATATGGATTTCGACTGCCGTCAGCGGTCGACAACCGTCCATTGAAGTTTTCCGAGTTCGAGAGTTGCCTCAATCAGGTGGTGTATGTGTCCGCCACACCGGGTACCTATGAGCTGGAGCATGCGGGCCATGATGTGGTCGAGCAGATCGTTCGTCCCACCGGCCTGATGGATCCGCGCATCGATGTCGTGCCGGCCAAGGGGCAGGTGGACCATCTCCTCGGACAAGTCCGCGCAGAGGTAACCAAGGGCGGCAGAGTCCTCGTCACAACCCTGACGAAGCGGATGGCGGAAGATTTGACCGAGTACTATCACGACTTGGGCATCAAAGTGCGCTATTTGCATTCCGACATCAAGACACTTGAACGAGCTGAAATCATCCGCGATCTTCGGTGTGGGAGGTTTGACGTGTTGGTCGGTATCAATCTCCTGCGGGAAGGGCTCGACCTCCCCGAAGTCAGTCTGGTGGCCATTCTCGATGCCGATAAAGAAGGATATCTCCGTTCGTACCGCGCATTGATTCAAACCGCGGGGCGAGCCGCTCGTCATCTCGAAGGTCGAGTGATTTTTTATGGAGATGTGGTGACGGACTCGATGAAACAGGCGATCGAGGAAACAAACCGCCGCCGTGGGATTCAAGCCGAGTACAACCGAGCCCACGGCATTACGCCGGTCGGTATAAGAAAAGGTATCCCATCCCTCGAGTATGCGGTGGCGGAGATGGACTATGTCCGGTTGGAGCTCGCGGCCGAATCGGTCGAATCATATGAGGACTCCCAATCAACGGATCAGCTCATCCAACGGCTGGAATCGGAAATGAAAGCGGCCGCCAAAGAGTTGGCCTTTGAACGGGCTGCGGAGCTTCGCAACCAAATTCGATCGCTCCGGTTGCAGGCGTTGAACGTGAAATCCTAG
- a CDS encoding RNA-binding protein: MGAKIYVGGLPYSTTEQQLSDLFAAHGAVASARIITDKFTGQSRGFGFVEMSSDAEAQAAISALNGTQLGGRTLTVNEARPQEPRSGGGGRGGFGGGRG; the protein is encoded by the coding sequence ATGGGTGCGAAGATTTATGTCGGTGGGTTACCGTATTCAACAACCGAGCAACAGCTGAGCGATCTGTTTGCGGCGCATGGGGCTGTCGCCTCGGCGCGGATCATTACAGATAAGTTCACCGGGCAGTCTCGGGGGTTTGGGTTTGTCGAAATGTCGTCCGATGCGGAAGCGCAAGCGGCGATTAGCGCCTTGAACGGCACGCAACTCGGTGGGCGTACGTTAACGGTGAATGAAGCACGTCCTCAGGAGCCCCGATCCGGCGGAGGAGGACGTGGAGGTTTTGGAGGTGGTCGCGGGTAA
- a CDS encoding acyltransferase, producing the protein MRVGFYQFNPQFGEVAQNLDVVTARLEQAEADLIVLPELFASGYQFLSGEEARRLAEPVPDGPTVRRLADIARRRKMHLVAGLPERSALCCYNSAVVVGPSGFLGCYRKTHLFYEETQFFAPGDSGFLVWDIGLARIGVMICFDWYYPEAARTLAVQGADIICHPSNLVLPNCPDSMPVRCLENRVFAVTCNRIGSEARGGKERLTYIGQSEVVTPKGIIQHRASRDQEELTIVEIEPAQARDKSLNRYNDLLRDRRTSLYKM; encoded by the coding sequence GTGCGAGTCGGGTTTTATCAGTTCAACCCACAGTTCGGTGAGGTGGCTCAGAATCTCGATGTCGTGACGGCCAGGTTGGAACAGGCGGAGGCCGATCTCATCGTGCTGCCGGAATTGTTCGCGTCTGGGTATCAATTTCTTTCAGGGGAGGAAGCTCGGAGGCTCGCTGAGCCGGTTCCCGACGGCCCGACGGTGCGCCGTCTCGCCGACATCGCAAGACGCCGCAAGATGCATCTCGTGGCCGGACTTCCTGAGCGATCCGCTCTCTGTTGCTACAACTCCGCCGTCGTCGTGGGACCCTCCGGCTTTCTCGGGTGCTATCGGAAGACGCATCTCTTTTACGAAGAGACGCAATTCTTTGCTCCGGGCGACTCGGGATTTCTCGTCTGGGACATCGGGCTCGCGAGGATCGGTGTCATGATCTGTTTCGATTGGTACTATCCGGAGGCTGCGCGGACGTTGGCGGTGCAAGGGGCGGACATCATCTGTCATCCTTCCAATCTGGTCTTGCCGAACTGCCCCGATTCCATGCCGGTTCGATGCCTTGAGAATCGCGTCTTTGCCGTCACGTGCAATCGTATCGGCAGCGAAGCGCGGGGGGGGAAAGAGCGGCTGACTTACATCGGCCAGAGCGAAGTGGTCACGCCCAAGGGAATCATTCAGCATCGTGCGTCTCGTGACCAAGAAGAACTGACCATCGTTGAGATCGAGCCTGCGCAAGCCCGCGACAAAAGCTTGAATCGCTACAACGATCTGCTTCGCGACCGCCGCACGTCGTTGTACAAGATGTAA
- a CDS encoding histone deacetylase: protein MGKTGLVYHPAYLEHDMGPGHPESPNRLRAIVQQLERSDTLAQLTKIVPRRAEDEWITQVHTPHYVSALNQHAPTSGRVSLDPDTSMSPGSLSAAYLAAGGALAAVDAIMARQVEHVFCAVRPPGHHAEAGRAMGFCLLNNVAIAARYVQKQYGISRVLIVDWDVHHGNGTQHSFEDDPSVLFFSTHQYPHYPGTGRGSERGTEEGMGFTINVPMEPGEGDEEYHAIFLKSLVPAADLFEPEFVIISAGFDAHKDDPLAGMGLTEAGYADLTEIVAGIARRHAKGRILSSLEGGYNLRALSLSVEAHIKALLNA from the coding sequence ATGGGTAAAACCGGTCTCGTCTATCATCCGGCCTATCTGGAACATGACATGGGACCCGGGCATCCGGAGTCTCCCAACCGGCTGCGTGCGATCGTGCAACAACTGGAACGGAGCGACACGCTGGCTCAGTTAACCAAGATCGTGCCCCGTCGCGCCGAAGATGAATGGATCACGCAAGTCCATACACCTCACTATGTTTCGGCTCTGAATCAGCATGCGCCCACGAGCGGCCGCGTGTCGCTCGATCCCGATACCTCAATGTCGCCGGGGTCATTGAGCGCCGCGTACTTGGCGGCGGGAGGCGCATTGGCGGCGGTCGATGCCATCATGGCACGGCAAGTCGAGCACGTGTTTTGCGCCGTCCGGCCTCCCGGACACCATGCCGAAGCAGGACGGGCGATGGGTTTCTGCCTGTTGAATAACGTCGCCATCGCCGCGCGTTATGTTCAAAAGCAATACGGGATCTCCAGAGTGCTCATCGTCGATTGGGACGTTCATCATGGGAATGGGACTCAGCACAGTTTTGAGGATGATCCCTCCGTACTTTTCTTTAGCACGCATCAGTATCCGCACTATCCGGGAACGGGGCGGGGAAGCGAACGAGGCACGGAAGAGGGAATGGGGTTTACGATCAACGTCCCGATGGAGCCTGGAGAAGGGGACGAAGAGTACCACGCGATCTTTCTCAAATCCCTCGTTCCGGCGGCCGACCTGTTTGAACCGGAGTTTGTCATCATTTCGGCGGGATTCGACGCACACAAAGACGACCCCTTGGCCGGCATGGGTTTGACGGAAGCGGGCTATGCCGATTTGACGGAAATTGTGGCCGGTATTGCCCGACGCCACGCGAAGGGTCGCATTCTTTCTTCCCTGGAAGGAGGCTACAATTTGAGAGCCCTCTCCCTCTCGGTTGAGGCCCATATCAAGGCGCTGTTGAACGCATGA
- a CDS encoding oligoendopeptidase F gives MIARHPVRRKTSSPMASNRWDLTHLVKNPTKDLARYLEALDTRVAQVESARPQLQATMAASDFLSILRRTETIAESCARLGAFAYLWFSEDTTNTNARSFKSQVEERLTAIQNRLLFLDLWWQGVDKDNAARLMADAGDFRYYLDTIRRYTPHTLSEPEEKIINVKNVTGRNAVNTLYDVVTNGLTFTMKIGGKTRTMNREELMSHVRNPKASVREAAYKELYRVFSAQRDLLGEMYRTLVNDWRAENVGLRGYTSPIATRNLGNDVPDQAVDALLATCAKNAPVFQTYFKLKARICKISPMNRYHIYAPHRADTKKYAYADAVNMVLAAYRGFSPRLADLAELVVKERHIDGPTRPGKLGGAYCYSVVPGLTPYVMLNFTGEARDIATMAHELGHAVHGLMAKDHSIFTFHSTLPLAETASVFGERILSDTLMSNERNKAVRQGLLLNQLDDIYATVLRQAYFIRFEQAAHRMVAEGATGDQLARAYLAELRQQFGKSVKVPDEFQWEWLMIPHLFASPFYCYAYSFGNLLVLALYRMYKEQGESFVPKYLDLLATGGSQSPQDILAKVGVDMTSAAFWQSGFDTINDMVQQLEGTLS, from the coding sequence ATGATCGCGAGACATCCGGTTCGGCGCAAGACTTCCTCTCCGATGGCATCTAATCGGTGGGATCTCACTCACCTCGTCAAAAATCCCACGAAAGACTTAGCGCGGTATTTGGAAGCGCTTGATACACGGGTGGCACAGGTTGAGTCGGCTCGTCCTCAGCTCCAGGCAACCATGGCCGCCTCTGATTTCCTATCGATTCTACGGCGTACCGAAACAATCGCCGAAAGTTGCGCCCGGCTTGGCGCGTTCGCCTACCTCTGGTTTTCGGAAGACACCACGAATACCAACGCGCGATCGTTTAAGTCCCAGGTGGAGGAACGGCTCACCGCCATACAGAATCGCCTGCTTTTTCTCGATCTCTGGTGGCAGGGAGTCGATAAGGACAATGCCGCACGGTTGATGGCCGACGCCGGAGACTTTCGGTACTACCTGGACACCATCAGGCGCTATACCCCGCACACACTGTCGGAACCCGAGGAAAAGATCATCAACGTCAAAAATGTGACGGGACGGAACGCCGTCAATACGCTCTATGATGTCGTAACCAACGGGCTGACGTTCACGATGAAGATCGGCGGGAAGACTCGTACCATGAACCGCGAAGAACTCATGAGTCATGTACGAAACCCAAAAGCCTCCGTCCGCGAAGCGGCCTATAAGGAACTCTACCGCGTCTTCTCAGCCCAACGCGACCTGCTTGGAGAGATGTATCGGACGCTCGTGAACGACTGGAGAGCCGAGAATGTCGGGCTCCGTGGGTACACTTCTCCCATCGCAACCCGTAACCTCGGCAATGATGTGCCGGACCAAGCCGTGGACGCGCTGTTGGCCACCTGCGCCAAGAATGCCCCGGTCTTCCAGACTTACTTCAAATTGAAAGCACGGATCTGCAAGATCTCCCCCATGAATCGGTACCATATCTATGCCCCTCATCGGGCCGACACCAAGAAATACGCATATGCCGATGCCGTCAACATGGTGTTGGCGGCCTATCGCGGCTTTTCTCCCCGGCTGGCAGATTTGGCCGAACTTGTCGTGAAAGAACGACATATCGACGGACCGACTCGTCCCGGCAAACTGGGCGGGGCGTACTGTTACAGCGTGGTCCCCGGCCTGACACCGTACGTCATGTTGAACTTCACCGGGGAAGCCCGGGACATCGCCACCATGGCCCACGAACTAGGCCATGCCGTGCATGGCCTGATGGCCAAAGACCATTCGATCTTTACGTTCCATTCAACCCTCCCGCTGGCCGAGACGGCGTCCGTCTTCGGTGAACGCATCCTCTCGGATACCCTCATGTCGAACGAGCGCAACAAAGCCGTGCGACAGGGGTTGCTCCTCAATCAACTGGACGACATCTATGCAACGGTGCTCCGGCAGGCTTATTTCATTCGTTTCGAGCAAGCCGCGCATCGGATGGTCGCGGAGGGGGCCACGGGAGATCAACTGGCACGGGCCTATCTTGCAGAATTGAGGCAGCAATTCGGCAAATCGGTAAAGGTGCCCGACGAATTCCAATGGGAATGGCTCATGATTCCCCATCTGTTCGCCAGTCCGTTTTATTGTTACGCTTACAGCTTCGGCAATCTGCTCGTGCTGGCGCTGTATCGAATGTACAAGGAACAGGGGGAGTCATTTGTTCCGAAGTATCTGGATCTGCTCGCCACCGGCGGCTCCCAATCACCACAGGACATTCTCGCCAAGGTGGGTGTGGATATGACATCGGCCGCCTTTTGGCAGTCAGGATTCGATACCATCAACGATATGGTGCAGCAGCTGGAAGGGACTCTGTCCTAA
- a CDS encoding GTP pyrophosphokinase — MHETVTSIDQLLDHLHSYQPDADLGMVRKAYEFSARAHEGQVRRSGEPYVKHPVAVAGVLTSLKTDVTAIVAGLLHDTLEDTVATADELQREFGKEVVHLVDGVTKIGKITFRSSEEKQAENFRKMVLSMADDIRVVIIKLADRLHNMRTLEHLDEKKRQEIAQETLEIYAPLANRIGIGWVKNELEDLCLKHLKPDAYETLRVCVAKRDEDRQQYIQEVQALVEQALKENGLTGAVYGRPKHLYGIYQKMKKQSISFEEVYDLTALRIITDTKMNCYALLGVIHSLWRPLPGRFKDYIAIPKSNLYQSLHTTVVGPKGEHVEFQIRTEEMHRVAEYGIAAHWKYKEQGRIHDKDSKTFGWLRQFIEWQKDLPDNRQFMDSVKLELFHDVVYVFTPKGTVKELPKGATPVDFAYAIHTEVGDHCVGAKVNGKIVPLKHELTSGDTIEILTSPNQTPHKDWLKFVRTSRAKTKIKHWIKGEEQKRSLEIGWRLLETDIRRHGLVPSQVLKSNALLEIAKQEGYATTDELAAAVGFGHLATAQLIGRLTTPTARPAIQPEPTGAPRVVHTRGTEPGVQVKGGRDLLMQLSRCCNPVPGDRILGYITRGRGLTIHSVDCPNLEALDYDRERLVEVEWDTATPGQHAVKIAVIAEDKTGVLANVSSAIAECKANISRAEIITREDRKAELDFVVEIADTAHLNRVLKTIERIDGVITARRVRSWQERS; from the coding sequence ATGCATGAAACCGTGACAAGTATCGATCAACTGCTGGATCACCTGCACAGCTATCAGCCGGACGCCGATCTCGGCATGGTGCGGAAAGCCTATGAATTTTCCGCAAGGGCGCATGAAGGACAAGTGCGTCGATCCGGAGAGCCCTATGTGAAGCATCCGGTGGCCGTGGCCGGCGTCCTGACTTCCCTCAAAACCGATGTTACTGCGATTGTGGCCGGATTGTTACACGATACGCTGGAAGATACGGTCGCGACGGCCGACGAACTTCAGCGTGAATTCGGAAAGGAAGTCGTTCATCTGGTGGACGGGGTCACCAAGATCGGGAAGATCACGTTTCGGAGCTCCGAAGAAAAGCAAGCGGAGAACTTTCGCAAGATGGTGCTCTCGATGGCGGACGACATCCGTGTCGTGATCATCAAATTGGCCGATCGGCTCCACAACATGCGAACCCTCGAACATCTCGATGAGAAAAAACGGCAGGAAATCGCCCAAGAGACGTTGGAGATCTATGCGCCCTTGGCCAATCGCATCGGAATCGGTTGGGTGAAGAACGAGCTGGAGGATTTGTGCTTGAAACACCTCAAGCCGGACGCCTACGAGACCTTGAGGGTCTGCGTGGCGAAGCGCGATGAAGATCGTCAGCAATATATTCAAGAGGTGCAAGCGCTCGTGGAGCAAGCCCTGAAAGAGAATGGGCTGACCGGAGCCGTGTACGGACGGCCCAAACATCTCTACGGCATCTACCAAAAAATGAAGAAACAGTCGATCTCGTTCGAAGAGGTGTATGATCTCACCGCCTTGCGGATCATTACCGATACGAAGATGAACTGCTACGCGCTCCTGGGCGTCATCCATTCGTTGTGGAGGCCGCTGCCGGGCCGCTTCAAGGACTACATCGCGATCCCCAAGTCGAATCTCTATCAATCCCTCCACACGACCGTCGTCGGGCCGAAGGGCGAACATGTGGAGTTTCAGATCCGTACGGAAGAAATGCATCGGGTGGCCGAATACGGAATCGCGGCCCATTGGAAATACAAGGAGCAGGGGCGGATTCACGACAAAGACAGCAAGACCTTCGGATGGTTGAGGCAGTTCATCGAATGGCAAAAAGACCTGCCCGACAATCGTCAATTCATGGATTCCGTGAAACTCGAGTTGTTCCACGACGTCGTCTACGTCTTTACTCCCAAGGGAACCGTCAAGGAACTGCCGAAAGGAGCCACGCCCGTCGATTTTGCCTATGCGATCCACACGGAAGTCGGCGACCACTGCGTTGGGGCGAAGGTCAACGGAAAGATCGTTCCGCTCAAACATGAGCTGACGAGCGGCGACACCATCGAAATTCTGACATCGCCGAATCAGACTCCGCATAAAGATTGGCTCAAGTTCGTACGCACGTCGCGCGCGAAGACCAAGATCAAGCATTGGATCAAGGGAGAGGAACAGAAACGAAGCTTGGAAATCGGTTGGCGTTTGCTTGAAACCGACATTCGTCGCCATGGCTTGGTTCCGTCGCAGGTCTTGAAGTCGAATGCGCTGCTGGAAATCGCGAAGCAAGAAGGGTATGCCACGACTGATGAGCTCGCTGCGGCCGTAGGATTCGGCCACCTCGCAACCGCCCAACTCATCGGACGACTCACGACTCCAACAGCTCGTCCTGCGATTCAGCCCGAGCCGACGGGAGCCCCCAGAGTCGTCCATACAAGGGGGACGGAGCCGGGGGTCCAAGTCAAGGGCGGACGGGATTTGCTGATGCAACTGTCGCGATGCTGTAACCCCGTCCCCGGTGACAGGATCTTGGGATACATCACGCGCGGAAGGGGCCTCACGATTCACTCCGTCGACTGTCCCAACCTGGAAGCGTTGGATTATGACCGAGAACGATTGGTGGAAGTGGAATGGGATACGGCCACACCGGGTCAGCATGCGGTCAAAATCGCCGTCATCGCCGAGGACAAGACGGGAGTGTTGGCGAACGTCTCATCCGCGATCGCCGAATGCAAGGCGAATATCAGCCGCGCTGAAATCATTACGCGGGAAGACCGCAAGGCGGAACTTGATTTTGTCGTCGAGATTGCCGATACGGCCCACCTGAACCGCGTGTTGAAAACCATTGAACGGATCGATGGTGTCATTACCGCGCGGCGTGTTCGATCCTGGCAGGAACGATCCTGA
- a CDS encoding single-stranded-DNA-specific exonuclease RecJ, whose product MPSKLWVVRQVDPIRRNLLSHALSISSATASLLLNRGVTNVDQATAWISPLRTHDPFLIPDIEKAVDRLHQAMQRREIVCFYGDYDVDGMSATSLYLSFFRGLGAEVRAYVPHRLREGYGLNERAVRTLAKEGVSLLVTSDCGTTSHREISLANELGIDVVVTDHHQSGAEMPPALAMMNPQRSDARYPFRDLCSGGLAYKVAQAYEAKYGPGSVPVESLLDLVALATIADVVPLQDENRLFVREGLAQISRGARCGIRALKQVAGVSRECTTETVGFKLGPRLNAAGRLDEAIKGVRLLTTESEREAKSLAEDLERLNRARRELEANILREALAQAEAREWGGGIVLYARGWHLGVVGIVAARIMERFHRPTIVVAVNEEGIGKGSARTVPGFDLYQALTACRDLLVAFGGHPSAAGITIEEARLPEFSERFSAIAEAWIRETHSVPLLHVDSEVRLNEVTLQLIREIGALHPFGAGNPEPMFAVKGLDILNARVVGEKHLKMTVRQGGSLPFDGIGFGMKSLDEHGLSLKTPIDVAFTPELNHWNGYDRIQLRIRDIRASGCE is encoded by the coding sequence ATGCCGTCAAAGCTCTGGGTGGTTCGTCAAGTCGATCCCATCCGACGAAACCTCCTGTCACACGCGTTATCCATCTCATCGGCCACGGCTTCCTTGTTGCTTAACCGGGGCGTCACCAATGTGGACCAGGCCACCGCCTGGATCTCTCCGCTCCGAACCCATGATCCTTTCTTGATTCCGGATATAGAAAAGGCGGTCGACCGCCTGCACCAAGCGATGCAACGGCGCGAGATCGTATGTTTTTATGGCGATTATGATGTGGACGGCATGTCCGCTACGAGTCTATACCTCTCCTTTTTCCGCGGCCTCGGCGCCGAGGTCAGGGCCTATGTTCCTCATCGTCTGCGGGAGGGGTACGGACTCAACGAGCGTGCCGTTCGAACCTTGGCCAAGGAGGGCGTCTCTTTATTGGTCACTTCCGATTGCGGGACCACATCGCATCGTGAGATCAGCCTTGCCAATGAGTTGGGAATCGATGTCGTCGTGACCGATCATCATCAAAGCGGCGCGGAGATGCCGCCGGCGTTGGCGATGATGAACCCGCAGCGATCCGACGCTCGGTATCCCTTTCGTGACCTCTGTTCTGGTGGTTTGGCCTACAAGGTGGCACAAGCTTATGAGGCAAAATATGGTCCCGGTTCAGTGCCTGTGGAGTCCCTCCTGGATTTAGTTGCGCTTGCCACGATTGCCGATGTGGTCCCGTTGCAGGATGAAAATCGATTGTTTGTGCGAGAAGGGCTCGCGCAAATCTCACGGGGGGCGCGCTGCGGCATCCGAGCCTTGAAGCAGGTCGCCGGCGTGAGCCGGGAATGCACGACGGAAACCGTCGGTTTTAAACTCGGTCCTCGACTCAATGCCGCGGGGCGATTGGATGAGGCGATCAAAGGGGTCAGACTTCTGACGACGGAGTCGGAACGGGAAGCCAAATCGTTGGCTGAAGATCTGGAACGGTTGAATCGAGCCCGTCGCGAACTCGAAGCCAATATCCTCCGGGAAGCGTTGGCTCAAGCGGAAGCACGGGAGTGGGGGGGCGGCATTGTACTGTATGCGCGCGGATGGCATCTGGGGGTCGTCGGGATCGTGGCTGCACGGATCATGGAACGATTTCATCGTCCGACGATCGTTGTCGCCGTGAACGAGGAAGGGATTGGAAAAGGTTCGGCTCGGACCGTGCCCGGATTCGACCTATATCAGGCCTTAACTGCTTGTCGAGACCTGCTCGTGGCCTTCGGCGGGCATCCGAGCGCGGCAGGCATTACGATTGAAGAGGCGCGGTTACCTGAATTTTCAGAACGGTTTTCGGCAATCGCGGAGGCCTGGATTCGAGAAACACACAGTGTTCCCCTGTTGCATGTCGATTCAGAGGTGCGGCTGAACGAGGTTACGTTGCAGTTGATTCGGGAAATCGGGGCGCTGCATCCCTTCGGCGCGGGAAATCCGGAGCCGATGTTTGCCGTCAAGGGGCTGGACATTCTCAACGCACGAGTTGTCGGAGAGAAACATTTGAAGATGACGGTCCGCCAGGGCGGATCGCTGCCTTTTGACGGCATTGGATTCGGGATGAAATCGTTGGACGAGCATGGGTTGTCTCTCAAGACGCCTATCGACGTCGCGTTTACGCCGGAATTGAATCATTGGAACGGGTACGATCGGATTCAACTGCGCATCAGAGATATCAGAGCGTCGGGCTGCGAGTAA
- a CDS encoding ubiquitin, which translates to MEKQERKQEPRREPQSKEEVKANPKVVEAGKKIKEDIDKLVDEIDDVLEKNAEEFVKNYVQKGGE; encoded by the coding sequence ATGGAAAAGCAGGAACGAAAGCAAGAGCCGAGACGAGAGCCGCAGAGTAAAGAAGAAGTCAAGGCGAATCCCAAGGTCGTCGAAGCCGGCAAGAAAATCAAGGAGGACATCGATAAGCTGGTCGATGAGATCGATGACGTCCTTGAAAAAAACGCTGAAGAATTCGTGAAGAATTACGTCCAGAAAGGAGGCGAATAA